ATATATCTCACATGGTTTGGATAACGTCCTATCCACTTCTACGGCTACTGATGGTTCAGGTAACCAATCACGTCACACTCTTCTGTTGCTTTCTCTTCCCCTATATAAATACGCAGAGAGTTCATCTTTCACTCGCTCTCACAGCCATTCATTGCTTTCACTCAATGCCCTTCTGGGTTTCACTGTCATAGTGTCAGCTCGATTCTCTTAATTCAAGCAACAAAGACAGCTTTTGCTTCAAtccattattttcatttctgggTTGTTTATCATTTCTTGAAGGTGAGAGTGGCCCTTTCATATAACTACCTCCTATGTAACACAAAATAGAGCTTTTTCTGTTCTGGAAGATGCATTCTAAGAAGCActttttaagttgtttatggTTTTAAGCACTTTGTTCATGTCATCTAGGCCTCATGGACGTGGGAAAAACGAAATGTTCATTAAAATACGGCAAGCCTCCATGGATTTTCAAAGGCAGGTAGGTATCTTAACAACACTTGGTATTTATTGTTGTCTtcttctcaattttgaaaggcAGACTGTACCTTGcctttggtttgatttgatttgttgaATCAGAGCATTGTATCAACTCCACCTGGTCAAGGCAGCGACTGTTCGAGCATGCATCCCGAAAGAGCTCAGATTGGTTGAAGCATTTGGGTAAAATACTAATATCATTCTATATGGACCAGATTCCACTTTTTTCTGCATTGATTTTGGGAATTTGATCAcccaatatatatttatttgttgCAGTTATACTCTTGGCGGGTTTTTTCTTGCTAACTATGATGACAGCCCAGCTGGAGTCTTTGATGAGGTTCGCATATTTCCCTGTTTAAATGTCTGATCCAAGATTTTCACATCAGTTTTTGTTCAACACTTGGTTTTGCAACAATTTTCAAGGTTATTCAACTAGTTACTAACAGGACATATGCATTTTTGTTCTCCCACTCAGCTAGTTGTGATTGCTGGACTTGTATGGAGCCCTCCAACATCTTGCGCGTATGTTTTGCTCAACTTTTTCTTGCTTTTCATACTGAATTGATGAGTGTACATTTTTTTTAGGAAACGTCTTAAGCTTGCCCCTTAAGTAAGAAACCTGTATTTACAGTTGATATAAATTGTTGAAGAAAGATAGGTTTTGAATGAATGATTGAAGGTACTTTATTTGAGAGCTGTTGTAACTTATTTTTTCTTCCAAATAGATGGGCATCAAAGGTGCTTGTGAATAGCAATGAAGCTTGTGATCATGGCCGAAAGGTGGGAGGCTGCATTTCGCGGAGCATAACTCTTCTTTCTATGTCTAGAACATGTTTTAGCTCTGGCATCTATtaatctgattttttttacttgcAGGAAGTAGGTCTACCAAGTCAAGTTGCGAGGTTTTCTAAGGTAATcgcatttttctctttttctttctcttgtgGTTTACTAGCCTTTGTAGACTGGTGCATAGAATCttgaaattgaattgaatGCCTTGTTTAATCTTTGTGCATTGTAAACTCTGCATACAAAAGTACTTGCAAGAAATCTGTTACTATTTTCTAAAAACGATTGGTTTCTGCATAAACAGACAATTACAGCAGTTTCAAGGCAACAAAAGACCAAAAAAAGTGAGTTTCTAAATGCAATTGGTATGAATGGTGGTTTCACTGATCCAGGAGAGCATATGAATGTTCAAGTGACTGAATGCGTGAGTCCGGCTTCAAAAGATACCTGTAATGTCAACATTACGACTCTATGTGAGTTACATCTGAACTTTTTGTCTTTTGAACTTAATCCGAGAGGGAGCATAAGTTCTTACTTAAAACGTGCTTGGAAATACTTCTACCTAGTTTTCATCCTTCTGATAATTTGATCATCAATGTCTACCGTTGTTTATGGTGATGGCAGCACCTGCATTGAATGTTAACAAGTGGATGGGACCAGCAATCAAAATGACACTTCCAAGTTTTAGGTACGTTCCTTCTTGGATTTGTGGCCAAATCTCTCTCTAGTTCTCTATGAATAGGACTTGGTTTTCCTTAATTGTTACATTGTTTTGTGAAATTGTAGTGGCCGTACAGAGTATTATCCAGAGCTTCTTAAGTACTCTTGCCGGATTGACTGCAGGTTATGCTCGTCAAATGTTGGATAATATGCTTATTTGGTTGAATGTCGTGTTTTTCATACTTTATCAATTGCCATTGAACTGATTGATACTTTGCTTCTTGGTTATTGTTAAGGGTACGAGCAGTGCATCCAGCTAAAGTATCAGGGCCATCTCCTGTGCCAATGAATGAGAGTGAACAATGTTCAGACATTCATAGTCGCAGTGCACAAAATCAAGGAAACCACGTATTCATGGACAATGAGCAGAACCTTACCAGAGCCGTGATGCTATCAAAGCCCATACTGGCATTGGAGTTGAGTTCTATGAAAATGCAGGTTGAAACTCCAGAAGTAGTTTCCAACTACTTTAAAAACAATTCATTAGCAACCTCTTAGTTTCTTGATCCTCTTAATTTCTTGATCATGTTGTGTTACTTTGATAagcttatatataaaaaatccCATATTCTTTCATTTGGCATACTCTAGTTCTGCGGTTCTGCCCAATAATATCAAAGGATTTTGGTGGGAGAAATTTACATTCAACTTCTTGTGATAGAAGTTCTAATTTAGTATCAATTATGAACCTCATCAACTATTTGAAATTAATAGAAAAAGGGAAGCTGAAAACTGACAACTAAAacactttctttctttccattttttttccttctgatGTTTACAAAGATCTTCTACATTCCACAGCATGGACAAACCATGTACcaagaaacaaagaacaaacaaatgCAATTTCCATGCTGCTCAGATAGCAACCAAACTTCTTACAATCCCAATCTGGACCCTATCTAACTGATCAGTAGATCAGAACTCTTCTGGCAGAGGCCGGCCATCCAGAAATGATTTGAACAGAACAAGTGACCGCTCAGGCTGTGAGAATGGTGCTTCATGCGATGCTCCTCTAATGGTGGCAAAGGAAAGCATGTTACCGTAAACTTGAGTCCATCCACCAACCTGAAAACAGTGAAAATCCTATCATCAGGCCATAGTTCATTACACAAGCACCTGAGAGTTCTCGAGTTCTAGTGATTTGAAATAAGATTTACCTGCTGCCCCTCAAACCAGACTCTATAAGGAACAGTGGTATTTAGTTTTAGTTCTTCCGCAAGTCCATGGACTAATGTTCGACTACCAGTCAATGGAATAACAGAATCTTGGTCACCACTGCAAGTGAACGAAAAGGGAATTATCAAAATTTAGTAACCTTCACATGACAATTAGAGAATTCAAAGTAGAGTGATGTTGTCTACATGCATAATAGTATATCGAGTAATACTTAACCAGCATGCATATACCTGTAAACCAAGACTGATATTCCGGCCTTAATGAGTTTCCCTACAATCGTGATTGTTGGTATCTCCAGATCCAGCAGCTCATAATCCAATACACTGTCATGAACACATCAGAAGATTATTAAGTAAATCAAGCTATCAGTTCAAAATTCTTCCAAACATATAAAGTTGAAGAGAGTTGAAGAGAACTACTTGCTGCAAACTGCCCATTTCTGAACACCAACAAGGCGAGCATGAAGTGCCTTCTGCACATCCAGCCTGTTCAAATAATTTACTGTTTCATCTTCCACACATACATCTATCGACTCACTAACTTGCTGCAAGAACAATTAAGTCAACTCAATTAGAGTTCAACTACCGATTATGTGAATATGCATGACGGTGTTCATCTGCGGGTTAAGTGTATACACCTGGGGACTGAGGACTTTGGATTGTGAAAACACAGACGATATACAAACATCAAGAGTGACATCATATTTGTCAACAAATTTACTGGTTTCTCTGCTGACTTGACTCATCACCTTGGAACAAATAGGCGAAACGGAGCCTCTATAATATTCACTCACATATCTTGAATAGTTACAGACTGAAGTGAACATTTTGTACGTTGAATCTGATATCAATCCATGAGACCAAAAGAACTCGGATCTCGAATTGAAGTCAGTAGCATATTCTAGGACTGGATTACCCAACTGAAATGAAAACAAGAATTTTTAGTCCAAAAGTATGGAGATGCAAAAATTTACAAAGTTCCATGTTAAGAATTTGGTGAATTCAGATTCTAGTACTCACAGCAATGCCTTTTAAATTAAAGTGATACTCCTTGTTAAATTGGAGCATGAGTTCTGCTAGCTGGGGAACATAATGACCTAGTAATAATAAAAAGGTATCAGTTCCTCTATCTGTTAGTATATACTCATACTGATCGAGGATATAGATATATTTAACAGTAAAGACTATCATCATACCAGCATAGCTTTCTCCAGTTATAAACAAGCTTCTGTTTCTATATTGAGGGAATTTTTCCAGCCACTTTTGTAAGAACATCAGATTGTCCCTGGCTATAGATAGATAAACAAGGACATATTCCAGAAATTAGAGGTAGCCTGTAAAGGTTAACTTTTGTCAACTCAGAAGGAAAAATCCAAAACAATAGTGATCATCAAACATGGCACATCTGTAAAGTAAACCAAAAAATTTACTTAGTGCATCCCCATCACGAAATATTCTTCTGAATCTTCAGTGTAAAAAGGAATTTAAAAGATTTCAAATGGGATTTTGGggtaaagaagaaaaataacacacacacacacacacacacattaaTACATATGCACTTTTCTAATTTCTGcacaaagaagaaaattgTTATGAACATAAGTTGACTTGAACGTTCGGTACAGAGACAATAGAAAAATAAGTTCTTTATCTTTCTTATCTTGCAAGACTTCTACTTTCTGGGAAAACTTGGAAGAAAACTCGAATGCAGAACATGTCAATAAAATGAACTTTTGATTCACAACAAACGGAAGAACGAGAATTACATACCTGTGATATGGTCATTTACAGACTCATAAGATGAAGTATCAGTTGAATAAGAGAACCCAACTCCGATCGGTGTCTCCAAGTAGAGCATGTTCGCTTCTGCAAATCAAACCAATGGCAATGTCAAACGAACACAACCAATTGGATTGATCTGAAACTACCCATTAGTTAAAACAACAAGAGTACATACCTCTATTCCAACTATACTCATTTCTAACCAGCACTTCTCCACTAGGCCTAAATGGCCCATTTTCAGAAAATGCTCCAACTCCCAGAGAAGAACAGCCCGGCCCTGTacaccaaaaccaaaacacatCAAAACCCAGTAGAAATTTTCAAAGAAGATCAAAACTTTAGACGGGTGAGTAAGAAACTAAGAAGTAGTAACCTCCATTGAGCCAGAGAACAAGAGGCTTTGAAGCTGGTTCGACTTCAGCTTCAGCAAAGTAGTAAAACAGAGCTCTCTGTTTTTTCTCATCAACGGTCACATACCCCGAATAGTGTTGGAACCCGACTTGGGGTTGACCCGGCAACCGGGTAATTCTATCAAGTCTAGAAAGAACAGAAGCTTCTGTAACTTGAAGCATGGCCAAGACCAAAGCCATTGCAATGGTTTTCCATGGTACACATGGTACAGAAATCATGGGTTTTGAGTgcagaggagaagaagaagaagaatgagcGCAAAACAAACCTTGAGAGAAGGATTGAGTTGGGTTTTGTGGGGGGGTCAGCTGAGAAATGTGGACTGCTCAGTGGGGGCTCTgtataagtatatataaagtaagGTATATATCCTTGTTTTTTGTAATTATGATTATTATTGTCTTTCAAGCTTTTATATATCTTTGGGGACATGGAGAAACTTTGGACCCTGAAAGAGATGTGTGTGATGATCATGTGAGGGACTGGAAAACTGGGTAGGTTTGGGGTGAAAATGATGAGTCATCACTCACCAGCAAAATTATTAAACTGTTCATGAAAATGAAAGGAGAGAATGTGTAATTTACTGTGTTGATGTATTCGATTTCTTGCTGTAGAGAGTAAATACCACGTAGTATGCCAAAGATTACAACTGGAATTGTAAAGACTAAAGAGTAAAGACCACGAAGGAATTGAATTTTGATCAGAAAATAGTTGAAGGTGACTGGACACTGGGCAGTGGCAAAGAATTTACACATGGAAACAGAACAGTGCAGCTTTATCTGTTTTGAAATTTGCCGTTTTGAAATTTGTCACAAGAGGAAGTAGAAAATTATCAGATTGTTAATTTCTGCCACCAAATAAGAGGTATGTTATAAGCGTGCATCAAAAATTCAAGATCTTTCGTCTGTCTAAACTATAATTGATCGAAAATTACAAACTATCAAATTTGATCATGAAACTCGATAGTGTGAACTGTGAGAGAACTGCCAGATGCCAAAGTTTTGAAACATTTTGATTAGGCCTGCCTTCACTAGCACTAGCCTTAGTGATTCATTAAActaaacaccaaaaaaaaatttcataacCCTCGTGTTGTACGTCGTTTTAAATAACTAACACTGGCAGTTAGCACTAATTAAGCGgcgtatatatatgcatgcccATTTCCATGGTTTTGTAGTTCTCACTCGAAAATAGGACAAGATAGATCCCGTTATTCCATAGCTTGTTTTCTTGTGAGCCAGGTAAAGTCTCTATCTTCTTCATGGCAACTCGAAAAGTTTCAAACCCCATTCTGGAATACTGCTCAAGTGAGCATCTTCCATTATCCAACACAATGACTTGGACTACCCCAACGAGTGTGTCGTTTTTTATATCCTCACACTTTTACAGCTTAATTCCGCATGCAAATTTCTTGTTTCCATCTCAACCAAACAAACTACACTTGCCTACAATGTTGCAGCATTTCAGCATGTTGGCTCTGTAGGAGGTTGGGAAGTGTGCCCAGAAAACAGAGGTGGAAGAGCAATGAGCATAACCACTGTGCAATCGTTTtctatgaaacttggaatagAAGCAAAGGCTGCACCTTTCCCCTTCtcctttttatttctttcaagTTTTGGTTTGATGGGTTCGTTTAATTATGGTCAATTGTCTACGGGGGAAAGCCGGATAGCTTTTCAAATTAATAATGGtggtatttttctttttaaggtATATGTGTGCATATGGCGTAGACACGCATGCTACAACCCATAAACGAATGCCTTCAATCCCTCCTTAGGGTTTAGGCAATCTTAAGTGATGAGGATTTACATTATAGCCTTGTCTCTAATCAACTTGCAGTTCATTTCGATTTCTATACTCATTTTGTATTAGACTAAACTTCTTGTTGGCATTAGCATTTGCGAATCATAGGTCTGATATGAAACTTTCAGCCTTTTTCATTAAACATAGCTATCGTGAGAGGTATGTGTGTGGACAAACGAAGATGGTAGAATATTCAAGAATGTTGATGTGAATGTGATTAAGGTGTAAGGAGTAGATTGAGCCTCTTTTCCCTGAAGATTACAACAtgtactttgatttttttttatatctatcCTAATGTGCTGTTGGTTAAATTAGTGCATACTGCATAGAAGTCAGAAGTGCAACAAGAATTTTGGGGAGATCATAAGGAAAACAGGGCAAATCTCGCAGAAGTCAGACCAACTTTAACTTGACAGAATGGAAGAATTATCGACATGATTAACAAGTGAaatctagaaaaaaaaattgattgagACTTAGAAACTATGTCTGTGACTTGTGTGTGGCTATGATGGGGTCAAGAGGGGAATGATTCTCACTTGAGCATGTTGGAGAAGACATTTCGGTCCATGCGTGGCATGCAAGCTCTATAATGTGACGTTTATTATCTTTTTACCCTAAAGCTTTGGGGGTAGAAGGAGACCTCTCATTCTGTAGAGACAAAAGCCAAAGCTAAGCCCTATCAGAAGGCACTTTGCCTACACCAAATTGCTGAAATTTTCATCTTGGAAACCTCCTCCACCACTTTGCCTTTTCTTTATTTAGGGTCCCATTGCAACTAACTCCAATACAAACTTTCACACCCAAAGAGAaaagtacatatataacactcCACACCAAGCCTAACCCAAATCATAATCCAACCTACATCATGATTCCAAGCTCCCAACTGTGATGATTGTGAGAGAATAATGATAGAAATGCCTAAACAATGCAGGGTAGTATTCTGCGCAATTAATTGATagttataaacttataaaaCATATTCGAAAAACAAAGTACGACCCATGTAAGATCGATAAAGTAATGCATCTTGCCTTTAAATCCAATGTTAGTTACCCGTTACTCGCTAGACTTGTTTTGAAGTATTTCAACAAATGCCTTCAGTTCACACCTTCAAAAATAATGTAACAAACATCCATAGTGGAGTGGATGAAGACTCAAACCACTCGACCTAATGCAAGCAGGTAGGTGCGTATATATGAAGCTTCACATCCTCTAGAACAcagaaagggaaaaaaaaccaATAGATAATGGATACTGGGTCAAAAACGCCTTTAGAATTATAGTGTCTTTATCTTAGTCATTTCGACCCTTCCCCATGCTTACCTTTccaccaaaaacaaaagctcaCCTTCCTCCTAACtcattttacaattactgGGGTGGAGTGAGGAGTAGTGATCGATGGCAGGGGCACAAAGAAGGGCCATATGGGCACTATTATATTTCAACCTGCACATGCCTCTATCTAGCTCATTGATCATCCAAATGCTTTGTTTGGTTCTTGGTTGGGCAATGCTGTAGGGTAAGTTTTCTTGTGGTGTTTTGGCCCCCCTGCAATGGTGAATATTTTAGAGAACTGGGTGGTAGTGGCTGCAACAGAACCTGCAAAGCGTGCTAAGATGCCCATGTATGGAGGCATGGACCCAAGTGAAAGAgactggagagagagagagagagagagagagagagagagagagagagagagaggttcatttaattttttttggtcaagagAGAGGTTCATTTGAGGAGGGGAATTCGTAGGAGGCCGAGACCGAGCTCTACAGTCTACAGTCTACAGTTGTGTGTACTGTCTGCAAAGCCTTCCAACGGCTATTTTGACAAGCTTCCATCTATGAAATGACAAAACCAGCTTCCAAGCTAGGTCCCTTATTATTGGATTTGATAGCTGCTCAGCGCCTCAGATACatgatatatttaatgatgcaagcttttttttttcatcagaTATTGAAAAAATGTATAAATGCACGCGCACATATAATTATTAATGGTAATATCAAGAAACTgaaaatatgaataaaatGAGAATTGAGT
This is a stretch of genomic DNA from Argentina anserina chromosome 4, drPotAnse1.1, whole genome shotgun sequence. It encodes these proteins:
- the LOC126792868 gene encoding protein NEOXANTHIN-DEFICIENT 1 isoform X2, translated to MDVGKTKCSLKYGKPPWIFKGRALYQLHLVKAATVRACIPKELRLVEAFGYTLGGFFLANYDDSPAGVFDELVVIAGLVWSPPTSCAWASKVLVNSNEACDHGRKEVGLPSQVARFSKTITAVSRQQKTKKSEFLNAIGMNGGFTDPGEHMNVQVTECVSPASKDTCNVNITTLSPALNVNKWMGPAIKMTLPSFSGRTEYYPELLKYSCRIDCRVRAVHPAKVSGPSPVPMNESEQCSDIHSRSAQNQGNHVFMDNEQNLTRAVMLSKPILALELSSMKMQVETPEVVSNYFKNNSLATS
- the LOC126792868 gene encoding protein NEOXANTHIN-DEFICIENT 1 isoform X1; translated protein: MVWITSYPLLRLLMVQCQLDSLNSSNKDSFCFNPLFSFLGCLSFLEGLMDVGKTKCSLKYGKPPWIFKGRALYQLHLVKAATVRACIPKELRLVEAFGYTLGGFFLANYDDSPAGVFDELVVIAGLVWSPPTSCAWASKVLVNSNEACDHGRKEVGLPSQVARFSKTITAVSRQQKTKKSEFLNAIGMNGGFTDPGEHMNVQVTECVSPASKDTCNVNITTLSPALNVNKWMGPAIKMTLPSFSGRTEYYPELLKYSCRIDCRVRAVHPAKVSGPSPVPMNESEQCSDIHSRSAQNQGNHVFMDNEQNLTRAVMLSKPILALELSSMKMQVETPEVVSNYFKNNSLATS
- the LOC126792867 gene encoding serine carboxypeptidase-like 45, with the protein product MISVPCVPWKTIAMALVLAMLQVTEASVLSRLDRITRLPGQPQVGFQHYSGYVTVDEKKQRALFYYFAEAEVEPASKPLVLWLNGGPGCSSLGVGAFSENGPFRPSGEVLVRNEYSWNREANMLYLETPIGVGFSYSTDTSSYESVNDHITARDNLMFLQKWLEKFPQYRNRSLFITGESYAGHYVPQLAELMLQFNKEYHFNLKGIALGNPVLEYATDFNSRSEFFWSHGLISDSTYKMFTSVCNYSRYVSEYYRGSVSPICSKVMSQVSRETSKFVDKYDVTLDVCISSVFSQSKVLSPQQVSESIDVCVEDETVNYLNRLDVQKALHARLVGVQKWAVCSNVLDYELLDLEIPTITIVGKLIKAGISVLVYSGDQDSVIPLTGSRTLVHGLAEELKLNTTVPYRVWFEGQQVGGWTQVYGNMLSFATIRGASHEAPFSQPERSLVLFKSFLDGRPLPEEF